In Beggiatoa leptomitoformis, the genomic window CGTGTTAAAGAACTATGCCACCGCCATCCATCACTTGCATCAATATTCACTAAGTAACCCAGTAAACGCACCGTATCGCCTTCATCAATCTGTCTAAGGGCTTTTTTGACGGTTTCTGTTGCAGGAATTAAGTGCATATTCGCACTGTTAGTTTCTATGGCTTGACGCGGAATCGGAAAAGAATCTACAGACCAAAAATAAAAACGCCCTGATTGTCGAATCCTAATTTGCGCTAATACGTCTGGATTAGACATGTCTGCCCATCCTAAGGCTAAATCTACAGGCGATAATTCTGCCTCACGTCCAGAACTGTAGTTTGTTCGACTCAATACACGCGCTTCTACTTGAAAACGCGCAAGTGGCGTAATTTGATATTGTTGAAATGTATAAGCTTGTTGCGGTTCAATATTATCCTGAATCGGTGCTTGGGATAGTGTCAGCTTAGTGCTGAATGCAACAGGATAATCCGCCAAAATATTCGTTTTCACAACCAGTGCATCTGTTACAAAAAACCATTGTTGTAAAAACCATAGAATACCTAATATTATCAATAGTCTCAACCACATTATTTATTCGGCTTTATTTAAGCAAGTATAAATCATCTTTCAACTGTGCAATTTCTTGTCGTAGGCGTTTTTCTTCATTTTCATAAGTTTGTAATGTGCTATTTGTGACTTGCTGCGCCGCGCTCGCTTGTTGTAGCTTTTTCAAACTACCTTGTAATTGTTGTGCTTGTTTTGCCAATGCCTGTTTTTTCTGTTGTAGGGCGGTTGTTTTTGCCTGCGTGCTGTTGATTTGACGGGTTAGTTGTGAAACCGCTGTTGATAATTGTTGGCTTTGTTCACGTAGTGCTGATAAACGCTCTATAGTAGTTGTTTTTTCTATGGTTAATGCTTGTTGTTCGGTCTCGTTTTGATTTTTGAGATTTTTCAGAGCCGCTAAATTTTGCTCTCGCTCATCAACTCTACGGTCATAACCACCAGATGTAATACCATAAACACCACCAAAAAAACCACCTTGTGCAGGATCATCACTGACAGCACAGGCATTAACAAACAAACTTAATACCAGTATTCCATACACTTTCTGCATGATAATTTCCTTCATGTCAACGAATTACACGGCTATTTCACTACTCATGGCTTGTAATTGGTTAGTTTGTTGCTCTAACTTGCTTTTCTCTTGTTTAAGAGAGCTGATTTTGTTGTTCCAAGCCGTTAGCTTTTTCTCGTTTGCTGTATCAGGTGTTGCTTGTGCATCTGCATATAAAGACTCGGTAACTTGTAATTCGTTATTCACCCCTTTTAAAGCCTGTTGTGAATCTGCATACCGTTTGTCTAGTACCGTTTTTTGTGCAGTCAACAGCGATTTTTTGCTAGTGTCTTTCGCTACCTGTTTTTTTAACGTACTAATCTGTTTACGATAAGTAGCAATTTCTACCTGTAATTGTGTATTAACCTGTTTAAGCTCAGCCGTTACCGCTTCGGTTCGTTTGCTTTCTGCTTCAATCAGTTCTTCTTGTGTTTTATAGGCTTGTTTACGTTTTGCAACTTCATCTGCAACGATGTAACCAACCCCTGCGCCAATTGCAGAGCCAATAAGAGTGCTTTTAGTGTCGTCACCTATCAAATTACCTGCCAAAGCCCCAACAGTTGCACCCAGTAATGTTCCTTCTGTCCGTGTGCGCGTTTGATCATCTGTTGTCGTGTTGCCAGTGCCTGTCAAATTTCCAACATAATTCTCCATTCCTGCACAAGCACTTAATGCGAGCATTATGCTAAGTGAAACAGGTAAGATTTTGTATCGCGTAGTCATTTTTGACCTCTTTAGAAAAAGATAACTGCTTATTTTTATTTCCACCAAGTGCATGTTATTTTTTATAATGGCAGAAACCATACCAAACCAATAAATTCAGTTTAATGATAAATAATGATTTGATTTTTGGGCGAAACTGCTTAAGCATAAAGTGCAGTGTTTTATAAAGTGTAGTTGGTAAAAATGACTTTAAAATAAGATATATACCCTATTCTTATCTTATGCTGATGGGTAAGTAATGAATTATTTGTTGCGTTGACAATCATCCAAGTGGTTAATTTGGTAATATCCTCACCCTTATTTTTCAGTTACTGCATAACGGTTTCCTATTATGTTGACAGTGAGTCTTGCGTTAATCCCTATTTTTTTGGTTATCTTGCTGGGATATTTATTAGTGCATATTCGTTTTCCTAATGAGTCCTTTTGGCAACCAATGGAAGAAGTGACGTATTATATTTTATTTCCATGCTTACTTATCAATGAGTTATCTTCAGCAAAATTACATGGGCTAAATATTATTCCAATGTTGATTGCGCTCATGGGTAGTATGTTATTTATTGCCTTTTTAACGTGGTTAAGTCGGACAATTTTACCCATTGATGGGCGAGGGTTTACCTCGGTTTTTCAGGGAAGTGTACGATTTAATTCTTATGTTGGTATTGCCGTTGCCGCTGCTTTGTTGCAAGGGGCGGGTGTTCCACTCGCGGCCTTAGCAATGGCATGTATGATTCCTCTGGCTAATGTGTTATGTGTCTCTGTATTGGCGCATTACGCAACGCATGAACCAACGCACTGGCTAGCTATTTTTAAAACGTTATTACGTAATCCATTAATCTTAGGATGTGTTATTGGTATTAGCTTGAATATTTCTGGATTACTATTGCCTACACCCATTCAACAAACGTTAGGAATTTTAGGCAAGGCTTCCTTGCCATTTGGTTTGTTAGCAGCGGGTGCTGGACTGCGATTTGGCGCGTTCAAGAATAATATTAGTGGTTTATTTGTCAGTACTTTGCTTAAATTACTCATTTATCCGCTGTGTGTTTGGGGATTGTGTGAGTTAATGGCATTAGACAAACAAACCAGTACAATTGCCGTTTTATATGGTTCTTTACCAACAGCAACATCGGCTTATATTTTGGCAAGACAGATGGGAGGAGATGCAACATTAATGGCGAATATTATTACTTTTCAAACAATTATTGCGGCATTAACCATGCCATTAATCTTAAGCATTTTGGTTGTTGGGTAAGTTTTATTTGTAGTCTTGATAGCTATCTGAGGTAAAGAAAGCTATTCTCGTTAAGAAAGTCGTGTTTAATTGCGATAATCTAGGCGGAAAATTCACTGCAGCTCTGTTAGAATTCGCTTGCTGTATGCCTACCCTTTCCTTTTCCTTATCTGGAAATATTTATGCCGTTGTTTTCTCCTTTCATTTGACTTAAATGGATTTAGCATGACCCCAGCGCAATATTCTGAACTCGTCCAAGCGGGTTATAACCGCATCCCCATCTTACGTGAAGTCTTAGCTGATTTAGATACGCCATTAAGTGCTTACTTAAAATTGGCTAAAGGGGCGTATTCTTACTTATTTGAATCAGTTCATGGTAGTGAGAAATGGGGACGTTATTCATTTATCGGCTTGCCTGCAAAAGTCATTGTGCGTGTTTGGGGAACAGCAATAGAGGTCTGGCGAGAGGGGACAGTTGTTGAACGATTACAAGTGAGTGACCCATTAGTATGGATTACGGCGTTTAAACAACGATTTAAAGTACCCGAATTATCTTATCCATTACCCTTTGTGGGTGGATTGGTTGGCTATTTTGGTTATGACACTATCCGTTATATTGAACCACGATTAGCAAATGTACAGCATCCTGATACATTACAAACCCCCGATATTTTATTAATGGTCTCTGATGAGGTGTTAGTATTTGATAGCTTGCAGGATAAACTGTATTTAATCGTTCATGCTAATACCGATTTTCCTGACGCATTGGCACAGGCAGAACAACGTTTAGATTATTTAGTGCAGCAATTACGCGAAAATCGCCCAACCCTCGTCGATAACACACCGCCTTATACCGTTAGCGAGAGTGACTTCGTAACAGGATTTGGAAAGGAAGCCTACAAACAAGCAGTTGAGCAAATTAAAAATTACGCGCTCAATGGCGATATTATGCAAGTTGTCTTGTCACAACGCATGAGTATTCCTTGTCCTGTTTTACCCTTAAATGTTTATCGGGCATTGCGTTATTTAAACCCATCACCCTACATGTTTTATCTGGATTTAGATGATTTTCATGTTGTTGGTTCATCACCTGAGATTTTAGTACGATTGTCTCAGGGAGAAATCACTGTACGCCCAATTGCTGGCACACGTCCACGTGGTGCAACGGTTGCGGAAGATAAAGCTTTAGAAGCAGAGTTATTAGCTGACCCTAAAGAATGTGCTGAACATCTAATGCTGATTGATTTAGGTCGCAATGATGTTGGACGGGTTGCAAAAGTTGGTAGCGTGCGTGTTACTGATAAGATGATTGTAGAACGTTATTCACACGTCATGCACATCGTTTCTAACGTGACGGGAGAATTAAAACCTGAATTGGATGCAATTGATGTGTTACGTGCTGTCTTTCCTGCGGGAACTTTAAGTGGCGCGCCGAAAGTGCGTGCAATGGAAATCATCGATGAACTTGAACCCATGAAACGCTGCGTCTATGCGGGGGCTGTGGGATATTTATCATGGCATGGCGATATGGATACCGCTATAGCAATTCGTACAGCGGTCATTAAAAACGGTATTTTACATATTCAAGTGGGTGCAGGCATTGTCGCCGATTCTGTCCCTGAGAACGAATGGAATGAAACCATGAATAAAGGACGTGCGATGTTTAAGGCGGTTGCAATGGCAGCATCTGGTGTTTACCAGTTCAACTAAAGGGTTAAGGAGTTGCTATATGTTATTGATGATAGACAATTATGATTCCTTCACCTACAATCTTGTACAATATTTTGGTGAACTGGGTGCAGATGTACGTGTTTTTCGGAATGACCAAATTACAATAGAAGACATTACCGCACTTGCACCACAACACATTGTGGTTTCACCGGGTCCTTGCACCCCGAATGAAGCAGGTATTTCTATTGCCGCGATTCAAACCTTTGCGGGTAAAATTCCATTATTAGGTGTTTGCCTAGGGCATCAAAGCATTGGGCAAGCCTTTGGTGGCAACATCATTCGCGCAAAAGCCATTATGCACGGCAAGACATCGCTGATTCATCATAAAGGGATTGGGGTTTTTCAAGGGCTTAAAACCCCTTATCAGGCAACACGCTACCACTCGTTAGTAATTGAAAAACACAGTTTACCCGATTGTTTAGAAATGACTGCGTGGACAGAAACACCTGATGGACAAGTTGATGAAATCATGGGCGTGCGCCATAAAACGCTCAATGCCTTAGAAGGGGTACAATTTCATCCCGAATCCATATTGACCGAATATGGGCATACGTTATTACAAAACTTTATTGGAATGCGCTGAGTTATTGCGAGGCATGAGGGCGGTAGGTAATCATGCGGGTAGCATAAGATACTGCGTTCAAGGGTAGTACTAAAGTAGTAAGGATAATGGCTGAGCTTCACCTTTCCCTAACCATTTCCACATTATGGAGAGGGATACAATGATAAATAAAGGTTTCCCCCCATAAATAGGGAGTATAAGGGAGAAGTTTGGTACTACCCGTCCAGATATTCTTTGAGTGGGTATGCGTCACGTATTATGACTTACGTCCTTATCGCCTGCGAAAAAAGTTGGCGTGTTGGACTGATATAACTTAGTATTCCAAGAAAGTAATCACAGGTTAAAGCCTATGTCCGTCACCAAATCTAAAGTCATTCTCACTGGATTAGCGCGTAAGTTGGTTAGCGAAAACCTCCTTACAGAAGCTGTAGCAGAACAGGCTTTTGAAGAAGCCATTAAAACACGTAGCTCATTCGTTGCGTATCTTGTTGAAAAAAAACTACTCGGCAGCAAAGAAGTTGCACATGCCGCTTCTGAAGAGCTAGGCGTTCCCTTAGTTGATATTGAAAATATTGATTTAAATCCTGATGTTATTAAGCTGATTGATGAAAAGTTACTCAAAAAACATCGTGCATTACCCTTGTTTAAACGGGGTAATCGTCTGTTTGTTGCGATGTCTGATCCTACGAATTTTCCTGCGTTAGATGAGATTAAATTCCAAACCAAGATGAATACAGAAGCTATCTTGGTAGAAGAAGATAAGATTTTAAAACTCATGGAAAAAGTCGCCGAGCTTTTTGATACGGGCATGAAGCTAGATGGCGAGTTAGGTGATTTAGACTTAGCTGATGAAGATGCCGAAAATGGTGTAAAAGAAGAGGAAAAAAGCGATTCAGAAGACGCGCCTATTGTTAAATTCGTTAATAAAATGTTACTTGACGCAATCAAATTAGGGGCTTCTGACTTACATTTTGAACCCTACGAAAAATTCTATCGTGTCCGTTTTCGAGTTGATGGTATGCTTCGCTCGGTTTCTAATCCCCCTGTTGGGCTAAACCGTAAACTGGCTGCACGTATTAAGGTTATGTCCCGTCTTGACGTATCTGAACGACGTGTTCCACAAGATGGACGTATCAAACTCAAAATTTCAGCCAGTAAATCTATGGATTTTCGTGTCAGCACTTGCCCTACGCTATTTGGCGAAAAAATCGTTATGCGTATTTTGGACTCCTCAGCGGCAAAGTTAAATATTGACCAACTAGGCTATGAACCTGAACAAAAAGAACAATACCTTCAAGCCTTATCAAACCCTTATGGCATGGTGCTGGTTACAGGACCAACAGGAAGCGGTAAAACCGTATCCTTATATACAGGGGTGAATATTCTTAATAAAGAAGATGTAAATATCTCCACCGCAGAAGACCCTGTGGAAATTAACTTACCCGGTGTGAATCAAGTTCAAGTGGATGAGCGCACGGGTATGAGCTTCGCGAAAGCACTAAAAGCCTTTTTACGACAAGACCCTGATATTATTTTGGTAGGAGAAATTCGGGATTTAGAAACGGGTGGGATTGCGATTAAAGCCGCATCCACAGGACACATGGTTATGTCCACTTTACATACCAATGATGCCCCCCAAACGCTAACCCGTATGATTGACATGGGAATTGCACCATTCGCAATTGCTACCTCAGTCAACCTAGTGATGGCGCAACGACTCTGCCGCCGTCTATGTTCGTGTAAAGTTGAAGTAGATATTCCTAAAAAAGCACTGTTAGAAGAAGGATTTAAAGAACAAGAAGTCAATGATCCAAACTTCAAAGTTTATGGTCCGCGTCCTGATGGTTGTGAAAAATGTACCAACTCTGGCTATAAAGGGCGGGTCGGGATTTATCAAGTAATGCCTATTTCAGATGCAATGCGCCGTATGATTATGGAAGGTAAAAATGCGGTGGATTTAGCAGACCAAGCGCAAAAAGAGGGCATCCCTGACTTGCGTCAATCTGGTTTAAAAAAGGTAAAAGACGGATTGACTTCCCTAGAAGAAATCAATCGCGTAGTTCTTAAGGAATAATGTGCCATGGCAGAAATTGCAAAGAAAACCGCTGATAAGGGTGGGGTTAAATCCCCTAAAACCGAGATTTTTGTTTGGGAAGGTAAGGACAAACAAGGTAAAAAAATCAAAGGTGAACAAACAGGCACCAGTGAGATTTTGGTAAAAGCCATTTTACGTAAGCAAGGCGTAAACCCCACACGAGTACGTAAGAAGCCTAAGCCTTTACTGGGCGGGGGTGGGGGAGGTAAACCTATCACGGCATCAGATATTGCCGTATTCGCGCGCCAATTGACCACCATGATGGGTGCAGGTGTGCCTTTAATTCAAGCCTTTGATATTGTTGCGCAAGGGCAAGAAAATCCTCGTATGCAAAAAATGTTGTTAGAAATTAAAACAACCGTCGAAGCAGGTGGCACGTTAGCCGACGGCTTACGGCAACATCCCAACGAATTTGATGCA contains:
- a CDS encoding glycine zipper domain-containing protein, yielding MTTRYKILPVSLSIMLALSACAGMENYVGNLTGTGNTTTDDQTRTRTEGTLLGATVGALAGNLIGDDTKSTLIGSAIGAGVGYIVADEVAKRKQAYKTQEELIEAESKRTEAVTAELKQVNTQLQVEIATYRKQISTLKKQVAKDTSKKSLLTAQKTVLDKRYADSQQALKGVNNELQVTESLYADAQATPDTANEKKLTAWNNKISSLKQEKSKLEQQTNQLQAMSSEIAV
- a CDS encoding AEC family transporter, with translation MLTVSLALIPIFLVILLGYLLVHIRFPNESFWQPMEEVTYYILFPCLLINELSSAKLHGLNIIPMLIALMGSMLFIAFLTWLSRTILPIDGRGFTSVFQGSVRFNSYVGIAVAAALLQGAGVPLAALAMACMIPLANVLCVSVLAHYATHEPTHWLAIFKTLLRNPLILGCVIGISLNISGLLLPTPIQQTLGILGKASLPFGLLAAGAGLRFGAFKNNISGLFVSTLLKLLIYPLCVWGLCELMALDKQTSTIAVLYGSLPTATSAYILARQMGGDATLMANIITFQTIIAALTMPLILSILVVG
- the trpE gene encoding anthranilate synthase component I is translated as MTPAQYSELVQAGYNRIPILREVLADLDTPLSAYLKLAKGAYSYLFESVHGSEKWGRYSFIGLPAKVIVRVWGTAIEVWREGTVVERLQVSDPLVWITAFKQRFKVPELSYPLPFVGGLVGYFGYDTIRYIEPRLANVQHPDTLQTPDILLMVSDEVLVFDSLQDKLYLIVHANTDFPDALAQAEQRLDYLVQQLRENRPTLVDNTPPYTVSESDFVTGFGKEAYKQAVEQIKNYALNGDIMQVVLSQRMSIPCPVLPLNVYRALRYLNPSPYMFYLDLDDFHVVGSSPEILVRLSQGEITVRPIAGTRPRGATVAEDKALEAELLADPKECAEHLMLIDLGRNDVGRVAKVGSVRVTDKMIVERYSHVMHIVSNVTGELKPELDAIDVLRAVFPAGTLSGAPKVRAMEIIDELEPMKRCVYAGAVGYLSWHGDMDTAIAIRTAVIKNGILHIQVGAGIVADSVPENEWNETMNKGRAMFKAVAMAASGVYQFN
- a CDS encoding anthranilate synthase component II, whose product is MLLMIDNYDSFTYNLVQYFGELGADVRVFRNDQITIEDITALAPQHIVVSPGPCTPNEAGISIAAIQTFAGKIPLLGVCLGHQSIGQAFGGNIIRAKAIMHGKTSLIHHKGIGVFQGLKTPYQATRYHSLVIEKHSLPDCLEMTAWTETPDGQVDEIMGVRHKTLNALEGVQFHPESILTEYGHTLLQNFIGMR
- the pilB gene encoding type IV-A pilus assembly ATPase PilB, which gives rise to MSVTKSKVILTGLARKLVSENLLTEAVAEQAFEEAIKTRSSFVAYLVEKKLLGSKEVAHAASEELGVPLVDIENIDLNPDVIKLIDEKLLKKHRALPLFKRGNRLFVAMSDPTNFPALDEIKFQTKMNTEAILVEEDKILKLMEKVAELFDTGMKLDGELGDLDLADEDAENGVKEEEKSDSEDAPIVKFVNKMLLDAIKLGASDLHFEPYEKFYRVRFRVDGMLRSVSNPPVGLNRKLAARIKVMSRLDVSERRVPQDGRIKLKISASKSMDFRVSTCPTLFGEKIVMRILDSSAAKLNIDQLGYEPEQKEQYLQALSNPYGMVLVTGPTGSGKTVSLYTGVNILNKEDVNISTAEDPVEINLPGVNQVQVDERTGMSFAKALKAFLRQDPDIILVGEIRDLETGGIAIKAASTGHMVMSTLHTNDAPQTLTRMIDMGIAPFAIATSVNLVMAQRLCRRLCSCKVEVDIPKKALLEEGFKEQEVNDPNFKVYGPRPDGCEKCTNSGYKGRVGIYQVMPISDAMRRMIMEGKNAVDLADQAQKEGIPDLRQSGLKKVKDGLTSLEEINRVVLKE